The sequence CAAGTTCATTAGTACAGTTTCTGGGTAGTGGATGAGAATGAGGGGAACAAGATGAAGCAGAAGTCCAGGAGAGTTCTGCTTCTATTTATGTTTTACAAGTGGACTAATGGAGCATTCAAAGCAAGTAAGCACTTTTTCTGTGGAAGTTGGATTAGGAATTCTGACATCTTTCTGCTTATGTGTGTCAGTATCTTATACATGTCATATGTGGGAGAGTTATATAGGTTCTTTTGTGCAAACGCAAACTCTTACCTATAGTTCAGATGATTGGCATGTTGAGCAAAGGTTCTGGATGTTGGAGAGATCCAAAGCATATGATCTAATATTACTTCATTATCACATATGAAGGTAAATATGATTTAATGCTGATAGCTAAGCTCCTCTTAATTTTCTATTTGGCTATACTTTGTGCAGGTCCCCATTTGTCCTACTGTCAAGGTTGTTGCATCTTGTTTTAGGAATGGGATACAATTAATTGTAGGCTATATATATAGTCCGTTAAACCAAAGTCGAGATCAGTAATATGTTGAGTTGAGCTTTAGGGCAGAGTTTTTGTAAGGTATGTGGGTTTTGCAGAGGTAATATAAGTGGAATTTTTTAATCCTCAGTAGCTGATGTAGTTTAGATTGGATTCTATTTCTCCTCCCACAGGTTTCTCTTTCTCTTGGCTTCCTTATCTTTCCCTTTACTCCCTCAAGTTGTTAGCGTTTGTTCTGTTAGGATTATGGTTGCCGTATTATTTGAAGTTCTTGTTTAATTATATTGAGTttttcgataccatgttaaaaatcTCACCCCATATAATTAACCATATTATTTGCTTTGGGGTTCCAATACCCATGAGTACATTGGATTACCCTTACGGGTTTATTccatattgtccgttttggggtTCCGATTCCCATGGATACATTGGATTATCCTCACAGGTTTGTTCTTCCCATGTCAGAAATTTCATCTCATATAACCAAtcatattgttcgctttggaaTTTCAATTTCCACGGATATATCGGATTATTTTGTTCCTTCTAAGCCCAGTAATTGGTCAAAACCCAACCCATCCACTAAGCCAGCCTAGGAAAATGCGTAGTTAATTATAAAGAAGTGAGGTTACTCATATAAATCAGTCGGTAGGTAGACATTTTGCCTAACTAATGTGGGATGGGATTTATGTTCTTAACAGGGGGAGGGGAAACAATCTTGACATAGGTTCATAGCTCGTTCCCCAACAACAGATGAGCTACAATAGAAATTCAAAACCATGCAATCATTTCTCATGTTAGCACTTAGCACCAGCCGGCCGGTCACCAACCCACCCTACAATGAATGACCAACAAGTACCAGCCATTGCACCCAAAAAGTGaaagcaagaaagaaaaattggtGTGGTCAAAATGAATAACACACACGGGCCACCAATTCGACAGATTCAAGCagagggaaaaaagaaagtacCAAACTGATAAAGAGACAAAGCATTTCTCGGTATTTATTCGAGTAGTCACTTGCtacaaaaagaatgaagaaagtaagtAAAGGGCAGCAGCAGACTAATGTTAAATGGAGAAGTGGAAACACCCACTTTCCCTTGTAAGAATTAATTGGATTGCTAATGACAAATTTACAATGAAGTTACTAACCCCAAATTTTTAACTTTGCAGGAAGGTTCCCCTGCCAAAGAAGGAAAAATACCCTGGCCAGAGAACCCAAAAATAACATTCCGTGGAAGGCACCCAATTTGCGGCCCTACACAGAATAAAAATTTTGCCTTTAAGTTGGTTAATTTTTGCCACTGCTCCCAAACAGATCTTGCAGATTCACCGTGTCGTCTGTTAGAACCCCCCCATTAGAGAAAAATGAAGTTAGCAAGCCAGCCTCTAGACATTGCACCAGAGGCATGTCAACCAGATTTATCGTCAGTTTTGACCCAAAGGCCAATCTATATCCTTCTCTCTGAGCCTAAAAATGAGGGACCTCTCACTTTAAGACGTTTTGGCCCAATCTCTACAGATGGTGGTTCCCTCATGATCTGCTTCCCCAACTCAAACTGGAACCTGTCTACTCTGCTGCGTTCTTGCTTTCTACTTGCTTCATCATTCGCAAACTTTTTAAACTTAATAGATATAGGAATTGTACTTCCCTTAGCAAGCCTGTCCTTCTGACCCTCTTTAAAGTTAGATGTGGAATTGCAGATTAATTCAGCAGTTCGCTGGCACTCTGATGACATCCATTGGTCATTTCTTCCTTCAGGTAGAAGTTTCTTCAATCTTTTAAGCCCCTGTTACATATGAAATTAAAGAATGAATAAAAAGGTCGAAAGAGAGAATCAGAGCCCACGCCactgaaaaataatataaagctaggaaaataaatacataaaatGACTTGATTTGATCGAGGAGTGGACAAGCCACTGAACTAACATGCAAGGATATTCAAGCTACAAGGAACATTTTCACACGCCCTTCAAACTAGTCACTAGATTAAATGGAAAAATAACTTCACATCACATACAATCTAAATAAGGTCTCCAACTAGTTATTCAATAGCGAAAAAATGTCGTATGCTCAGAGAGGCGACATATTTATATATGAGCAAGATCATATTGTGCTATTTTGATAATCCATTTGCATCTAAGAGCTGAGAGTTAAAATAGGTGCATTGGTAACTTGGTATCATTCAATGATATACAGTATGCAAAAGTGAATAATGACCGCACGCTGCCACCAGGGCCATCCACTATAGGACGTCCATTACCagtctcataagtcataacaatAGAAAAGCTTTAAACAATTTAAACAGCTAACCAGCACACCTAATCTATTCTTACTCCCTCTCATATACATGTGGCAGTCATTGGAGGTTGCATTTGTTGGAATGCCAATAGCTAGCCAGTCACCCAATTCCACATGCCACCTCTAAGGCTCGAATTCCCGTTTGTGTggttaaaaacatgaaatataaACTGAagtttaaaaattttaattttcccTCCCCCCACTCTAACTCCAAGATTGCTGACATGGCATCATATCAAGCACACAAAAGGAATTGGAGCTCGAAATAAAAGGACTACACCAATCCATGGAACTCGGGTGGGTGGACACATTCGGAAATGAAGTCAATATATACGTCAGAACATTAAAAATGCATCTATTAAGTAATTATATGACAAAAGTGTCCAAATTTGTTCAAATCAAAGAACATCCTGGTGCAGAGGGTTAAACAGCACTCAACTCTTCTTAAATCAACAACGTATCAGGATCATTAGCCATTTTTAACTCGATTTTATTTGAAGCAGATTTCTATGCATGGTGTAAGATTGAAGCTAAATACACAAGCAGATATTAAAATgattaagaaaagtaaaatgattTATATCCAACGAGACAAAACGTAGAATAGTGCAAAAGCAAAACAtccaggaaaacaaaaaaaaaaaatgttacataAAATCAGTTAGAATACACCTTAAAAATTCAACACACAAAAAACACCAAAAGGCAAAGATCAGAAAACATGCTAATGAGCTTCAATTATTGAATGGATCCACTGAAATGCCATTGACCTATACAGTTTTATTGCACTTAAACCATGAATAAAATGTATGCCAGCTTCAGGTTTTAAAAAGTCAGCACTCAAGCATAGATAATAGAGATGCAGTAGACAGGGATTTCCCGTTTAAACAAACCCATTTTCAAGAACAGCCTGGAaaaaaaggcatcaaaattaagAGGTATGAACAAGATCAAACCTTGTGTTCAGAAATCTTTGATGATATGACATCATTTGCATGTCTTTTATCCACTTTCAAAGACGTACGTCGTTTAACTCTAAATACCTCTGAATCAGAACTGTCACTGTCTTGATCCATACTAGCCGTAGGCTCTGATACATAATTTCTATGCTGTGTACAGCATTCATCTCGTGAAAGAGAGGGGAGAGAAGAATCATATGTGCCGTGTGATATTTCTTCAGAGAATATCTTAGAATTGGTACTCCCTAAGTTAGCTAGCACTGGATGCTCCTAcagtgaaaacaaaaattgacatCTTCACTTAAATAAATCATTGCAGTATTATAAATCTTGCCAAAAGTGCAAGAATGAAAGTAGGACTAAAAAAGGTAAATAATATGAAAAGCAACAAACTGGAAACCAGAAAGACGTCTTACATATATGGGCGTAGATGACATTCCAAAAGGCTCTAAACTCAAAGCTGCACAAGAAACGGAGGAGTCTGAAGTTTCAGGTCTAAATTTACTTGTGCTATGGTTCAACTTATGCTGGCGATGAATCGGCTGTGCTGAATTATCCTGAGTAGAATACTGATTCATACAAAACTTAACCTCACAATAAGGAGTGTATCCTTCGTCAACAAATCCTTGGCAAGTATACAGTGCAGGATCTGAGTACAAATCATCACCAGTTTTAGCTAGCAGCAAAATCTCCTCTAATATTCCATCTTCCTGCTCGAACTTCTTTGCCGCAGCTTCCATTTCTAGAATGTTATCCCTCAAAAACAAAGTACAACTTCTCCCACATGAGAACTCAAGGGTCTCCATATCTAGATAGAGCATCAAGATCATCATAATCAATTGGTGGGactaaagattaaaaaaagttaACAAACGATTTAAATTAATGGTTTGGATTGTTTTGCTGAAAAAGTTCAATGAATGGGCTTTTGATGACGACTTTAAATGACTgacataaattttcaaccaagaGTAATTGCCAGCAAAAGTAGCAAGCAGCAGACAGAACTCTACCAACCAGTTGGCATTCTATTATCATTGCCATTTGGAAAAATCGCTGAACAGGCCAACAATGGTAATTGATGGTCATTCTCACATGGCCACAGGCGGTAACAAGTTATTCGTAGTGTCGCAAACGACCAGTGGTCAAGACTGTCGTTAGCTAACAGTGGTAAAGACTGTCATTAGCTAATAGTGGCCAATAAGTAGTGGATAGAAATCTATAAAACTACTAACCAAGAATGTAAGACTTAGCATCCAGTCCAATACAATAAATCACTTTTCTGAATCTAAACTTAATTTTCTATTGACCCGGAAATTTCTTCTCTGAAACTATTTTCAACTGGCAAAAATATTTTCCCCATAGTTATTTTCAGTTAAATAATGAAGCCTTATTCTAAAACAAACTGATGAACAGAGCATACCATGGCGAAGACACACAGGATGCAAGCAACAGCTGCAGTTAAGGAAAGCTACATAACAGTCTCGTTTGCATAAAGTGCATAGAATTGTTCCATAGGGATTTGGAGAAAGACTGATACAACCCCGGGATTTCATAAGAGACCAGCGAGCACGATGCTGGAAACGCATAAGTTTCACGAAAGAAACCTTAACACAATGTTGAGAGGTTAAGTCTGTAGAAGAATAGTCTGGGTCTTCAAGTTCTAAACTCGTATAAAGAAACATTGCTTCTTTACACAGAAGCTCCTCATGAGGAAGCAGAGGCATTCTGTTGATAAAAGCATAACGGCGGCTGGCTACAGCCCCCAAAGGAAACCAGTCATCAATTGCAAAGTTCACAGCCTCCCCACAGTTAAAACCTACACATTTACAGTGGGGGAAGAAGCATAAGTAATTGTTTCCATATTTcagaaataataaataaatgagaTTTGAAAATCATATTCGACAGTAATTGACATAGTTGATGGTTCAAATCTACAACAATTAAAGTTCAAGCTATCTTACCGTGACTAAACCCAGCATGATATGCTTGAGGGAAAGTAATTATAAATTCCCCTGGCTTTTGTACAGCCTTGTATACAGGAACATCATGTTCTAACAGTATACTAGGAGGAAACAAAGTTGTTTTCCCCAGAAGTACGTCAAATGCTCCATCCTCCCCATCAGTGGATAGGATATCTTGGGTATAGACGTGTTCCCTGACCATCTTCTCAAATCTTGAAGCTGCATGACCCGGAATGCCATACCAAGTTTTTGCTGCCCCACAGTGATGATAATTA is a genomic window of Tripterygium wilfordii isolate XIE 37 chromosome 16, ASM1340144v1, whole genome shotgun sequence containing:
- the LOC119981305 gene encoding lysine-specific demethylase JMJ706-like isoform X5, with translation MCKIISPLSASVPAGIVLMKEKAGFKFTTRVQPLRLAEWDTADRVAFFMSGRNYTFREFEKMANKVFARKYYSAGCLPPSYLEKEFWHEIACGKTETVEYACDVDGSAFSSSPNDPLGSSKWNLKKLSRLPKSILRLLETAIPGVTEPMLYIGMLFSMFAWHVEDHYLYSINYHHCGAAKTWYGIPGHAASRFEKMVREHVYTQDILSTDGEDGAFDVLLGKTTLFPPSILLEHDVPVYKAVQKPGEFIITFPQAYHAGFSHGFNCGEAVNFAIDDWFPLGAVASRRYAFINRMPLLPHEELLCKEAMFLYTSLELEDPDYSSTDLTSQHCVKVSFVKLMRFQHRARWSLMKSRGCISLSPNPYGTILCTLCKRDCYVAFLNCSCCLHPVCLRHDMETLEFSCGRSCTLFLRDNILEMEAAAKKFEQEDGILEEILLLAKTGDDLYSDPALYTCQGFVDEGYTPYCEVKFCMNQYSTQDNSAQPIHRQHKLNHSTSKFRPETSDSSVSCAALSLEPFGMSSTPIYEHPVLANLGSTNSKIFSEEISHGTYDSSLPSLSRDECCTQHRNYVSEPTASMDQDSDSSDSEVFRVKRRTSLKVDKRHANDVISSKISEHKGLKRLKKLLPEGRNDQWMSSECQRTAELICNSTSNFKEGQKDRLAKGSTIPISIKFKKFANDEASRKQERSRVDRFQFELGKQIMREPPSVEIGPKRLKVRGPSFLGSERRI
- the LOC119981305 gene encoding lysine-specific demethylase JMJ706-like isoform X2 → MVEGRACLSKEARDGLEFLKRKRLRQMKSIIVSETVGVTNMMSRSGGDALRAAASCVVRLHGIADSPSQSRGVPIGKDAFPKRKVDKFDISDLEWTARIPECPIYYPTKEEFEDPLVYLQRIAPEASRYGMCKIISPLSASVPAGIVLMKEKAGFKFTTRVQPLRLAEWDTADRVAFFMSGRNYTFREFEKMANKVFARKYYSAGCLPPSYLEKEFWHEIACGKTETVEYACDVDGSAFSSSPNDPLGSSKWNLKKLSRLPKSILRLLETAIPGVTEPMLYIGMLFSMFAWHVEDHYLYSINYHHCGAAKTWYGIPGHAASRFEKMVREHVYTQDILSTDGEDGAFDVLLGKTTLFPPSILLEHDVPVYKAVQKPGEFIITFPQAYHAGFSHGFNCGEAVNFAIDDWFPLGAVASRRYAFINRMPLLPHEELLCKEAMFLYTSLELEDPDYSSTDLTSQHCVKVSFVKLMRFQHRARWSLMKSRGCISLSPNPYGTILCTLCKRDCYVAFLNCSCCLHPVCLRHDMETLEFSCGRSCTLFLRDNILEMEAAAKKFEQEDGILEEILLLAKTGDDLYSDPALYTCQGFVDEGYTPYCEVKFCMNQYSTQDNSAQPIHRQHKLNHSTSKFRPETSDSSVSCAALSLEPFGMSSTPIYEHPVLANLGSTNSKIFSEEISHGTYDSSLPSLSRDECCTQHRNYVSEPTASMDQDSDSSDSEVFRVKRRTSLKVDKRHANDVISSKISEHKGLKRLKKLLPEGRNDQWMSSECQRTAELICNSTSNFKEGQKDRLAKGSTIPISIKFKKFANDEASRKQERSRVDRFQFELGKQIMREPPSVEIGPKRLKVRGPSFLGSERRI
- the LOC119981305 gene encoding lysine-specific demethylase JMJ706-like isoform X4, with product MKKIVEGRACLSKEARDGLEFLKRKRLRQMKSIIVSETVGVTNMMSRSGGDALRAAASCVVRLHGIADSPSQSRGVPIGKDAFPKRKVDKFDISDLEWTARIPECPIYYPTKEEFEDPLVYLQRIAPEASRYGMCKIISPLSASVPAGIVLMKEKAGFKFTTRVQPLRLAEWDTADRVAFFMSGRNYTFREFEKMANKVFARKYYSAGCLPPSYLEKEFWHEIACGKTETVEYACDVDGSAFSSSPNDPLGSSKWNLKKLSRLPKSILRLLETAIPGVTEPMLYIGMLFSMFAWHVEDHYLYSINYHHCGAAKTWYGIPGHAASRFEKMVREHVYTQDILSTDGEDGAFDVLLGKTTLFPPSILLEHDVPVYKAVQKPGEFIITFPQAYHAGFSHDMETLEFSCGRSCTLFLRDNILEMEAAAKKFEQEDGILEEILLLAKTGDDLYSDPALYTCQGFVDEGYTPYCEVKFCMNQYSTQDNSAQPIHRQHKLNHSTSKFRPETSDSSVSCAALSLEPFGMSSTPIYEHPVLANLGSTNSKIFSEEISHGTYDSSLPSLSRDECCTQHRNYVSEPTASMDQDSDSSDSEVFRVKRRTSLKVDKRHANDVISSKISEHKGLKRLKKLLPEGRNDQWMSSECQRTAELICNSTSNFKEGQKDRLAKGSTIPISIKFKKFANDEASRKQERSRVDRFQFELGKQIMREPPSVEIGPKRLKVRGPSFLGSERRI
- the LOC119981305 gene encoding lysine-specific demethylase JMJ706-like isoform X3, which codes for MKSIIVSETVGVTNMMSRSGGDALRAAASCVVRLHGIADSPSQSRGVPIGKDAFPKRKVDKFDISDLEWTARIPECPIYYPTKEEFEDPLVYLQRIAPEASRYGMCKIISPLSASVPAGIVLMKEKAGFKFTTRVQPLRLAEWDTADRVAFFMSGRNYTFREFEKMANKVFARKYYSAGCLPPSYLEKEFWHEIACGKTETVEYACDVDGSAFSSSPNDPLGSSKWNLKKLSRLPKSILRLLETAIPGVTEPMLYIGMLFSMFAWHVEDHYLYSINYHHCGAAKTWYGIPGHAASRFEKMVREHVYTQDILSTDGEDGAFDVLLGKTTLFPPSILLEHDVPVYKAVQKPGEFIITFPQAYHAGFSHGFNCGEAVNFAIDDWFPLGAVASRRYAFINRMPLLPHEELLCKEAMFLYTSLELEDPDYSSTDLTSQHCVKVSFVKLMRFQHRARWSLMKSRGCISLSPNPYGTILCTLCKRDCYVAFLNCSCCLHPVCLRHDMETLEFSCGRSCTLFLRDNILEMEAAAKKFEQEDGILEEILLLAKTGDDLYSDPALYTCQGFVDEGYTPYCEVKFCMNQYSTQDNSAQPIHRQHKLNHSTSKFRPETSDSSVSCAALSLEPFGMSSTPIYEHPVLANLGSTNSKIFSEEISHGTYDSSLPSLSRDECCTQHRNYVSEPTASMDQDSDSSDSEVFRVKRRTSLKVDKRHANDVISSKISEHKGLKRLKKLLPEGRNDQWMSSECQRTAELICNSTSNFKEGQKDRLAKGSTIPISIKFKKFANDEASRKQERSRVDRFQFELGKQIMREPPSVEIGPKRLKVRGPSFLGSERRI
- the LOC119981305 gene encoding lysine-specific demethylase JMJ706-like isoform X1, producing MKKIVEGRACLSKEARDGLEFLKRKRLRQMKSIIVSETVGVTNMMSRSGGDALRAAASCVVRLHGIADSPSQSRGVPIGKDAFPKRKVDKFDISDLEWTARIPECPIYYPTKEEFEDPLVYLQRIAPEASRYGMCKIISPLSASVPAGIVLMKEKAGFKFTTRVQPLRLAEWDTADRVAFFMSGRNYTFREFEKMANKVFARKYYSAGCLPPSYLEKEFWHEIACGKTETVEYACDVDGSAFSSSPNDPLGSSKWNLKKLSRLPKSILRLLETAIPGVTEPMLYIGMLFSMFAWHVEDHYLYSINYHHCGAAKTWYGIPGHAASRFEKMVREHVYTQDILSTDGEDGAFDVLLGKTTLFPPSILLEHDVPVYKAVQKPGEFIITFPQAYHAGFSHGFNCGEAVNFAIDDWFPLGAVASRRYAFINRMPLLPHEELLCKEAMFLYTSLELEDPDYSSTDLTSQHCVKVSFVKLMRFQHRARWSLMKSRGCISLSPNPYGTILCTLCKRDCYVAFLNCSCCLHPVCLRHDMETLEFSCGRSCTLFLRDNILEMEAAAKKFEQEDGILEEILLLAKTGDDLYSDPALYTCQGFVDEGYTPYCEVKFCMNQYSTQDNSAQPIHRQHKLNHSTSKFRPETSDSSVSCAALSLEPFGMSSTPIYEHPVLANLGSTNSKIFSEEISHGTYDSSLPSLSRDECCTQHRNYVSEPTASMDQDSDSSDSEVFRVKRRTSLKVDKRHANDVISSKISEHKGLKRLKKLLPEGRNDQWMSSECQRTAELICNSTSNFKEGQKDRLAKGSTIPISIKFKKFANDEASRKQERSRVDRFQFELGKQIMREPPSVEIGPKRLKVRGPSFLGSERRI